A single window of Caldicellulosiruptor bescii DSM 6725 DNA harbors:
- a CDS encoding DUF2922 domain-containing protein: MLTLVLTFKLQNGKNFRLSIPDPKPSLTAAEVDSVMNLIVQKNIFVTSSPIVEKVSARIVDREVNTLIGQ, from the coding sequence ATGCTTACTCTGGTGTTGACATTCAAGCTTCAAAACGGAAAAAACTTCAGACTTTCAATCCCCGACCCAAAACCAAGCTTAACAGCAGCCGAGGTTGACAGTGTGATGAACTTGATTGTTCAAAAGAACATATTTGTAACATCAAGTCCGATTGTTGAAAAGGTATCAGCAAGAATTGTTGACAGAGAGGTAAACACTTTAATCGGACAATAA
- a CDS encoding YvrJ family protein: protein MQDIIANIANIGFPIVLCIYLLTRFESKIDKLSDSIDKLSEKILQMKNN, encoded by the coding sequence ATGCAAGATATAATTGCCAACATTGCCAACATAGGTTTTCCGATTGTGCTTTGCATCTATCTTCTTACAAGGTTTGAAAGCAAGATAGACAAGCTCTCTGATAGCATTGACAAGCTTTCTGAAAAGATTTTGCAGATGAAAAACAATTGA
- the csx20 gene encoding CRISPR-associated protein Csx20, producing the protein MFNHQLSQEQEKETREALKVEEIVNLPPQLQDFWSNIPPDVELTDEMFENIKAFLLQNRGEKENFCLIQGDFGATFYLVSWCFKNGFVPIYLTTKRVAKEVVRSDGTVELLKVFRHGRFRRYILCR; encoded by the coding sequence ATTTTTAACCACCAACTTTCTCAAGAACAAGAAAAAGAAACAAGAGAAGCTTTAAAGGTTGAGGAAATTGTAAATCTTCCACCTCAGCTTCAGGATTTTTGGAGCAACATTCCGCCAGATGTAGAGCTGACAGATGAGATGTTTGAAAATATCAAAGCTTTTTTGCTCCAAAACAGAGGAGAAAAAGAAAACTTTTGCCTCATTCAAGGTGACTTTGGAGCAACATTTTACCTTGTGAGCTGGTGTTTTAAAAATGGTTTTGTGCCCATTTATTTAACAACAAAAAGAGTGGCAAAGGAAGTTGTGAGGTCCGATGGAACTGTTGAGCTTCTCAAGGTTTTTAGACATGGGAGGTTTAGAAGATACATTCTGTGCAGGTAG
- a CDS encoding DUF1659 domain-containing protein yields the protein MAAKPLVGSLQLKLENGTTSTGKIRLKTLSFDIKPEAQDMDVYQVGQAIASLQSKPLYTIIRSNNFELLY from the coding sequence ATGGCAGCAAAACCACTTGTAGGCTCATTGCAGCTCAAACTTGAAAACGGCACGACATCCACTGGCAAAATAAGGCTCAAGACACTCTCTTTTGATATCAAGCCAGAAGCACAGGATATGGATGTGTATCAGGTTGGTCAAGCAATTGCAAGCCTTCAGTCAAAGCCGTTGTACACAATTATAAGAAGCAACAACTTTGAGCTTTTATACTAA
- the spoVAE gene encoding stage V sporulation protein AE: MDYLKAFLVGGLICVVGQILIDKTKLTSARVLVLFVTLGAVLQGLGIYQKLIEFAGAGATVPLPGFGYSLAKGAIDEVSRVGIVGAFTGGVSRTAGGISAAVFFGYVISLIFNPRSK; the protein is encoded by the coding sequence ATGGACTACCTGAAGGCATTTTTAGTTGGCGGGCTTATCTGTGTTGTGGGGCAAATTCTCATTGACAAGACAAAGCTCACATCTGCACGAGTTCTTGTTTTGTTTGTAACGCTTGGGGCAGTGCTGCAAGGCCTTGGGATATATCAAAAGCTTATTGAGTTTGCCGGGGCGGGGGCAACAGTACCCTTGCCCGGCTTTGGTTATTCTCTGGCAAAAGGTGCAATTGATGAGGTATCGAGAGTTGGTATTGTTGGAGCGTTTACAGGTGGCGTTTCAAGAACAGCTGGTGGCATCTCTGCTGCAGTGTTTTTCGGGTATGTAATCTCGCTGATTTTTAATCCAAGGAGTAAGTAG
- the spoVAC gene encoding stage V sporulation protein AC — translation MNIKDKKASEYQVLVKVNEPKTNSFKNCILAFLVGGAICDVGQAFLNLYSNFFPKDEAQVLTSITMIFLGSFLTGLGVYDKIGAFAGAGSIVPITGFANSIVSPAIEYKKEGFVFGVGSKMFLIAGPVLVYGISTSILVGLLYYLVKVFPGI, via the coding sequence GTGAACATCAAAGATAAGAAAGCCTCTGAATACCAGGTACTTGTAAAGGTAAACGAGCCAAAGACAAACTCTTTTAAAAACTGCATCTTGGCATTCTTAGTTGGCGGGGCTATCTGTGATGTTGGTCAGGCGTTTTTGAATCTCTATAGTAACTTCTTTCCAAAAGACGAGGCCCAGGTTCTTACATCTATCACAATGATATTTCTTGGCTCTTTTCTGACAGGCCTTGGTGTATACGATAAAATTGGAGCTTTTGCTGGAGCCGGTTCTATTGTTCCCATCACAGGGTTTGCAAATTCTATTGTCTCGCCTGCAATTGAGTACAAAAAAGAGGGGTTTGTGTTTGGCGTTGGAAGCAAAATGTTTTTGATTGCAGGACCTGTTCTTGTATATGGAATTTCCACATCCATACTGGTAGGGCTTTTGTACTACCTTGTTAAAGTATTTCCTGGGATATGA
- a CDS encoding biotin transporter BioY, with protein MENAKTTYTTKMLVLSALFTAIVAVCAQISIPIGPVPFTLQVLAIFLASLILPPKYAFLSLLVYDLLGAVGVPVFAGFSGGLSKFVGPTGGYLIAFPIAAFVTSYINTKKPLKNEIANSILALILGLAIIYIIGFLYLSWAAHMTLKKAFAAGVLPFIIPDIIKLAIAYLIARAIKSRKALNIA; from the coding sequence ATGGAAAATGCAAAGACCACATATACAACAAAAATGCTTGTTCTGTCTGCGCTTTTTACGGCAATAGTTGCTGTGTGTGCACAAATTTCAATTCCGATTGGGCCTGTGCCATTTACACTGCAGGTTTTAGCAATTTTTTTAGCAAGCTTGATTCTGCCGCCAAAGTATGCGTTTTTGAGTCTTCTTGTGTATGACCTTTTAGGGGCTGTCGGCGTGCCTGTGTTTGCTGGTTTTTCCGGTGGACTTTCTAAATTTGTAGGACCCACTGGTGGGTATTTGATAGCATTCCCAATTGCAGCTTTTGTTACAAGCTACATAAATACCAAAAAGCCATTAAAAAATGAAATAGCGAACTCTATCTTGGCGCTCATCTTAGGGCTTGCAATTATCTATATCATTGGATTTTTGTATCTGTCGTGGGCTGCACACATGACACTTAAAAAAGCTTTTGCAGCAGGTGTTCTGCCATTTATAATCCCCGACATCATAAAGCTTGCAATTGCATATTTGATTGCCCGCGCAATAAAAAGTCGCAAAGCGCTGAATATCGCATAG
- a CDS encoding polysaccharide deacetylase family protein has translation MKVSYLFPNGRSKALTVSYDDGQVYDRKLVSIFNEYGIKGTFFLNSETLGKDIFIQPDEVVTLYKGHEVGIHAKTHPFLDSIPLEGIIEEIIEDRKFLEGMVGYPVKGMSYPYGVYNEDVIKILPSLGIEYSRTVNSTYNFNMPENFIVWNPTCHHKQNLLEITKRFLEIENKNQLQLLYVWGHSFEFERENNWDLIEEFCKMISKASSVWFATNIEIVRYVKALKMLEFSVERDVVYNPSAISVWLLVNGNVVEVSGGQIVTLK, from the coding sequence ATGAAAGTAAGCTATCTGTTTCCTAATGGCAGGTCCAAGGCTCTTACAGTAAGCTATGATGACGGACAGGTATATGACAGAAAACTTGTCAGCATATTTAACGAATACGGGATTAAAGGAACCTTCTTTTTAAACTCTGAAACTCTTGGCAAAGACATCTTTATCCAACCTGATGAAGTTGTAACTCTTTATAAAGGGCATGAAGTTGGCATACATGCAAAAACCCATCCTTTTTTAGATTCTATACCCCTTGAAGGTATAATCGAAGAAATTATTGAGGACAGGAAATTTTTAGAAGGTATGGTTGGATATCCTGTCAAAGGAATGTCATATCCATATGGAGTTTATAATGAAGATGTGATAAAAATTTTACCATCACTTGGCATTGAGTATTCAAGGACAGTAAATTCAACTTATAACTTCAACATGCCAGAAAATTTTATTGTTTGGAATCCCACATGCCACCACAAACAAAATCTGCTGGAAATTACAAAAAGATTTTTGGAAATAGAAAACAAAAATCAGCTTCAGCTTTTGTATGTGTGGGGACACAGTTTTGAATTTGAACGAGAAAACAACTGGGATTTGATTGAAGAGTTCTGCAAGATGATTTCAAAAGCAAGTTCTGTCTGGTTTGCGACAAATATTGAAATTGTAAGATACGTCAAGGCATTGAAAATGCTTGAGTTTTCTGTAGAAAGAGATGTTGTTTATAATCCTTCGGCTATTTCAGTATGGCTTTTGGTAAATGGCAATGTTGTTGAGGTAAGCGGTGGTCAGATTGTAACTCTTAAATAA
- the recD2 gene encoding SF1B family DNA helicase RecD2 translates to MQQNIQGMVSDIIYKNMENNYTVFEIICDDEVFTAVGIVPDIAIGEKVSVYGEFYVHPVYGQQLKVSYLEKLLPQTKDEIYLYLSSGVIKGIGQKTAKKIVDTFGDDTARILQQEPEKLLSIRGMTPEKVERIRNMFAFQKFLKDIMSIFSQYGLSQNHAMRLFKLYGFSALSLLQENPYFLLDVFPELDFKKVDRLALDMGVMPDDKRRISAKILNLLTLAANNEGHTCLPENRLKQLCIRTLDLPVEKIEEAIEALAQERRIVKDEVDSQEMVFLYGYYECERYIADKILSMLKEYDDIADIDEKISQFEEKNGIAFSPNQKKAIKMALTQGVSIITGGPGTGKTTIIKCIIQIFEGEGKKVFLCAPTGRAAKRMQAACERESKTIHRLLEITVLDTHVIFQKGPNNPLKCDVIVVDEMSMVDSFLMNYLLAATKPTTRIVLVGDKDQLPSVGAGNVLKDFIKSQIVPCTTLTEVYRQSENSFIVLNAHRINRGEFPHLQKESDFYFIQKNSQEEILKTVIELVTKKLPNYLSCDPMTDIQVLCPSKKGIVGMYNLNRVLQQYLNPPHPSKKEYAYKENLFRVGDKVMQVKNNYSLEYEIVQGEEKGRASTGIFNGDIGVVKDIDRAQGALEILFDDEKLVYYDFSLLDDLELAYAMTVHKSQGSEFRCIVMPVVETYPILMTRNLLYTAVTRAKELVVLVGKKSALEYMIANQKEAMRYSALCDFLLRGQSNMQLQAL, encoded by the coding sequence ATGCAGCAAAACATTCAGGGCATGGTAAGTGATATAATCTACAAGAATATGGAAAATAATTATACAGTGTTTGAGATAATATGTGACGATGAAGTGTTTACAGCAGTAGGGATAGTTCCAGACATTGCAATTGGTGAAAAGGTAAGCGTGTACGGTGAGTTTTATGTTCATCCAGTATATGGTCAGCAGCTTAAAGTAAGTTACCTTGAGAAGCTATTGCCACAGACAAAGGATGAGATTTATCTTTATCTTTCCTCTGGGGTGATAAAGGGTATCGGTCAAAAGACTGCTAAAAAGATTGTTGATACCTTTGGGGATGACACAGCAAGGATTTTGCAACAAGAGCCTGAAAAGCTTTTGAGCATTCGCGGCATGACACCTGAAAAGGTTGAGCGGATAAGGAATATGTTCGCATTCCAGAAATTTTTGAAAGATATCATGTCAATCTTTTCACAGTACGGGCTTTCACAGAACCACGCAATGAGACTTTTTAAGCTTTATGGATTTTCTGCTCTGTCACTTTTGCAGGAAAATCCATATTTTCTTTTGGATGTATTTCCGGAGCTTGACTTTAAAAAAGTTGACAGGCTTGCACTTGACATGGGAGTTATGCCAGACGACAAAAGAAGAATATCTGCCAAGATACTCAATCTTTTGACATTGGCAGCAAACAACGAAGGGCACACATGCCTGCCAGAAAATAGGCTCAAACAGCTCTGTATCAGAACCCTTGACCTTCCAGTGGAAAAAATAGAAGAGGCAATTGAAGCTTTAGCTCAAGAAAGAAGAATTGTGAAAGATGAGGTTGACTCTCAAGAGATGGTGTTTTTGTACGGCTACTATGAGTGTGAAAGGTATATAGCAGATAAAATCCTGTCAATGCTAAAAGAATATGATGACATTGCTGATATAGATGAAAAAATCTCACAGTTTGAAGAAAAAAACGGTATTGCATTTTCGCCAAATCAGAAAAAAGCTATCAAGATGGCGCTGACACAAGGTGTTAGCATCATAACAGGCGGTCCTGGAACAGGAAAAACTACAATCATAAAATGCATCATTCAGATTTTCGAGGGCGAAGGCAAAAAGGTTTTTCTTTGCGCGCCGACGGGAAGGGCTGCAAAGAGGATGCAGGCAGCATGTGAAAGAGAATCAAAGACAATCCATAGACTATTAGAAATAACAGTATTAGACACACATGTTATATTCCAGAAAGGACCAAATAATCCCTTAAAATGCGATGTTATTGTGGTTGATGAAATGAGCATGGTAGACAGTTTCCTTATGAACTATCTTCTTGCTGCAACAAAGCCGACGACAAGAATTGTCCTTGTTGGAGACAAAGACCAGCTTCCATCTGTTGGTGCAGGAAATGTCTTAAAAGACTTTATAAAAAGCCAGATTGTGCCGTGTACAACTTTGACCGAGGTGTATCGCCAGAGCGAAAATAGTTTTATAGTTCTCAACGCTCACAGGATAAACAGGGGAGAGTTTCCACATCTTCAAAAGGAGAGCGATTTTTATTTTATCCAGAAAAACTCTCAGGAAGAGATTTTAAAAACTGTAATTGAGCTTGTGACCAAAAAACTTCCAAACTATCTTTCGTGCGACCCGATGACAGACATTCAAGTTTTGTGCCCTTCCAAAAAGGGAATTGTTGGGATGTACAATCTAAACCGCGTGTTGCAGCAGTACCTCAACCCGCCTCATCCATCTAAAAAGGAGTATGCCTACAAGGAAAACCTGTTCAGGGTTGGGGACAAGGTCATGCAGGTGAAAAACAACTATTCGCTGGAATATGAGATTGTACAAGGAGAGGAGAAGGGCAGGGCCTCAACAGGGATATTCAACGGCGACATTGGAGTTGTAAAGGATATCGACAGGGCTCAAGGTGCTTTGGAAATTTTGTTTGACGATGAAAAGCTTGTGTATTACGACTTTTCGCTGCTTGACGACTTAGAACTTGCATATGCCATGACTGTTCACAAATCTCAAGGGTCTGAGTTTAGGTGCATAGTGATGCCGGTTGTTGAGACCTACCCCATTTTGATGACAAGAAACCTCCTTTACACTGCCGTAACACGGGCAAAAGAACTTGTTGTGCTGGTGGGTAAAAAAAGCGCCTTAGAGTATATGATAGCAAACCAGAAAGAGGCTATGCGATATTCAGCGCTTTGCGACTTTTTATTGCGCGGGCAATCAAATATGCAATTGCAAGCTTTATGA
- the spoVAD gene encoding stage V sporulation protein AD has product MKLGRSTYRFESNVAISDCFTVVGKKEGQGPLSIYFDMVIEDEYAGQKSWELAEGKLLNIAITKLVQRVGENPDNIDLILSGDLLNQLSSSHFAVRDLDIPFVGIYGACSTFALSIGLASIFVDGGFAKNVIAATSSHFCSAEKQFRYPLELGTQRPPTSQWTVTGAAAFLIRQEDSLHSPKITHFTVGRILDFGIKDPNNMGAAMAPAAFDTIMRHFSDTKRSFEYYDMIITGDLGYVGRKLLDELFKKEGIRFSSELFDCGILMFDPKTQNTGAGASGCAASACVFGGYLYKLLREQTFERILIVPTGALMSQSTVQLGESIPVIAHALAIEML; this is encoded by the coding sequence ATGAAGCTGGGAAGGTCAACATACAGATTTGAATCAAATGTGGCTATATCCGACTGCTTTACAGTTGTTGGAAAAAAAGAAGGTCAAGGACCTCTTTCAATATATTTTGACATGGTTATTGAAGATGAGTACGCAGGACAAAAGTCTTGGGAACTTGCAGAGGGAAAGCTATTAAATATTGCTATTACAAAGCTTGTGCAAAGGGTAGGGGAAAACCCAGATAACATAGACCTGATTTTAAGCGGTGACCTTTTAAACCAGCTGTCAAGCTCACACTTTGCTGTAAGAGACCTTGATATTCCGTTTGTTGGCATATACGGCGCATGTTCTACCTTTGCCCTGAGCATTGGGCTTGCCTCAATATTTGTTGATGGTGGTTTTGCAAAAAATGTGATAGCTGCAACATCGTCTCACTTTTGCTCTGCCGAAAAGCAGTTTAGATACCCTTTGGAGCTTGGAACACAGAGACCTCCAACATCCCAGTGGACAGTGACGGGAGCTGCTGCCTTTTTGATAAGACAAGAAGATAGTTTGCATTCCCCCAAAATTACACACTTCACAGTTGGCAGGATACTTGATTTTGGAATAAAAGACCCAAACAACATGGGAGCGGCAATGGCACCGGCTGCGTTTGACACTATTATGAGGCACTTTTCTGATACAAAAAGAAGTTTTGAATACTACGACATGATAATCACAGGTGATTTGGGGTATGTTGGAAGAAAGCTTCTTGATGAGCTTTTCAAAAAGGAAGGGATAAGATTTTCTTCTGAGCTTTTTGACTGTGGAATTTTGATGTTTGACCCAAAAACTCAAAATACAGGCGCTGGAGCAAGCGGGTGTGCAGCTTCTGCCTGTGTGTTTGGCGGGTATCTTTATAAGCTTTTGCGTGAGCAAACATTTGAAAGGATTTTGATTGTGCCAACTGGTGCTTTAATGTCTCAATCAACAGTTCAGCTTGGTGAAAGCATCCCTGTGATTGCCCATGCACTTGCCATTGAGATGTTGTAG
- a CDS encoding endo-1,4-beta-xylanase has product MDRYNHRKSQMLLKITTADGKPLKNAEITVRQIKHKFLFGCAEFSVVPFVNGEFSGDFKEKAEMAFEKFVDLFNFATLPFYWGRFEPVRGKPDTQRLKNAAKFLKNAGFVLKGHPLCWHTVTADWLLELTNNQILEAQLMRIKREVSDFAGLIDMWDVINEVVIMPNFNKYDNGITRICKQFGRMGLVKMVFDAAREANPKAILLINDYIVSDAYEILIEALLDKGVKIDAIGIQSHMHQGFWGVEKTQEVLERFSRFGLPLHFTEVTLISGKLMPPYIKDLNDYKPESWPSTVECEERQAMEATLFYKMLFAHPLVEAITWWNFIDTFAWLGAPAGFITKDGRVKPIYNALYNLIKKEWWTGTQNLVTDQDGFVKVSGFMGEYEVSFKDKKSKFTLDRTHEVAQIIL; this is encoded by the coding sequence GTGGATAGATACAATCATCGAAAAAGCCAGATGTTATTGAAAATTACCACAGCTGATGGTAAACCCTTGAAAAATGCTGAAATTACAGTTCGTCAAATCAAACACAAGTTTTTATTTGGATGTGCAGAATTTTCAGTTGTTCCTTTTGTAAACGGTGAGTTTTCAGGTGACTTTAAAGAAAAAGCTGAAATGGCTTTTGAAAAATTTGTTGACCTTTTCAACTTTGCCACTCTTCCTTTTTACTGGGGCAGGTTCGAACCTGTCAGAGGAAAACCAGATACTCAGCGACTCAAAAACGCTGCCAAGTTCCTTAAAAATGCTGGATTTGTTCTCAAAGGTCATCCACTTTGCTGGCACACAGTTACTGCTGACTGGCTTTTGGAACTTACTAACAACCAGATTTTAGAAGCACAGCTTATGCGTATAAAACGCGAAGTAAGCGATTTTGCCGGTCTTATCGATATGTGGGATGTAATAAATGAGGTTGTCATAATGCCAAACTTTAATAAATACGATAATGGAATTACAAGAATTTGCAAACAATTTGGCAGGATGGGTCTTGTTAAAATGGTGTTTGACGCGGCAAGAGAAGCTAACCCAAAAGCTATTTTGCTAATCAACGACTATATTGTATCAGATGCATATGAAATACTGATTGAGGCGTTGCTTGACAAAGGTGTGAAGATTGATGCAATAGGAATACAGTCGCACATGCACCAGGGTTTCTGGGGAGTTGAGAAGACTCAAGAGGTGCTTGAAAGGTTTTCACGTTTTGGTTTGCCACTTCACTTTACAGAAGTCACATTAATTTCAGGAAAGCTTATGCCTCCATATATAAAAGACCTCAACGACTATAAACCTGAAAGTTGGCCATCAACCGTAGAGTGTGAAGAAAGGCAGGCAATGGAAGCAACGCTGTTTTATAAAATGCTCTTTGCGCATCCGCTTGTTGAAGCAATTACCTGGTGGAATTTCATTGATACTTTTGCTTGGCTTGGCGCACCAGCAGGATTTATTACAAAAGACGGAAGGGTAAAACCAATTTATAATGCTCTTTATAATCTTATTAAAAAAGAATGGTGGACAGGCACACAAAACCTTGTCACAGACCAGGATGGTTTTGTGAAGGTATCAGGTTTTATGGGCGAATATGAAGTATCTTTTAAAGATAAAAAATCAAAATTTACACTTGACAGGACACATGAAGTTGCTCAGATAATTTTATAA